Proteins from one Gimesia maris genomic window:
- a CDS encoding succinylglutamate desuccinylase/aspartoacylase family protein — protein MSEQSLFQTVIIEGTQPGPHLLIFGGIHGDEYEPMAAVRKLITSIDPAKLSGKVTLVPVVNEPAYERTSRTGPDDLDLARTFPGSPQGSITEQIASQATQLIQSTDYLIDLHTGGVISNLAPFSGYTLHSDPEILDLQRRMALALNLPVVWGTSAHLNGRSLSAARDLGVPAIYAEWSGGSGCNQDAVTGYTSGCLSVMAELQMLEISIERKSPLYHIEDDRSESGHLQLHNNAPVSGFFEPTVKLMDLVQTGDPLGTITSVTGDQVTTVSANQTGVILGLRTLPYVEQNEWLAVILETEHH, from the coding sequence ATGTCAGAGCAGAGCCTGTTCCAAACGGTTATCATTGAAGGCACTCAGCCCGGTCCGCATCTACTGATTTTTGGAGGCATCCACGGCGATGAATATGAGCCGATGGCCGCGGTCCGCAAACTGATCACCAGCATCGACCCTGCAAAACTGTCCGGCAAGGTGACCCTCGTTCCCGTCGTGAATGAACCCGCTTACGAACGAACCAGCCGCACAGGTCCGGACGATCTGGATCTGGCCCGCACCTTTCCCGGATCGCCGCAAGGCAGCATTACCGAACAGATCGCCAGCCAGGCCACGCAACTCATTCAGTCAACCGACTACCTGATCGACCTGCATACCGGAGGCGTGATCTCCAACCTGGCCCCCTTCTCTGGTTATACGCTGCACTCCGATCCTGAAATCCTGGATCTGCAGCGCAGGATGGCACTCGCACTCAATCTGCCCGTCGTCTGGGGAACCTCGGCGCATTTGAATGGTCGCTCGCTCTCCGCAGCCCGTGATCTCGGTGTCCCCGCCATCTACGCTGAATGGAGTGGTGGCAGCGGCTGCAATCAGGATGCCGTCACCGGCTACACGTCCGGCTGTCTCTCTGTAATGGCCGAACTGCAGATGCTGGAGATTTCCATCGAACGGAAATCACCTCTCTACCACATTGAAGACGACCGCAGCGAGAGCGGACATCTGCAACTGCACAACAACGCGCCGGTTTCGGGCTTCTTTGAACCGACTGTCAAACTGATGGATCTGGTTCAGACCGGCGATCCCCTCGGAACCATCACCTCGGTCACCGGCGATCAGGTCACGACGGTCTCTGCGAACCAGACGGGGGTCATCCTCGGGCTCCGCACATTACCCTATGTCGAACAGAACGAATGGCTGGCAGTCATTCTGGAAACAGAACATCATTAA